The Polyangium aurulentum genomic interval GAGGGCTTCTCTGGCGAGCGGGCCGCAAAGCTCGCCGGTGATGCGCGAGAAGACGGCCACGTCGGCGCCGCGGAAGCCGTAGATCGATTGCTTGCGGTCACCGACGAGGAAGAGCCCGTGCCCGAGGAGCCCCTCGGCCGTGGGTCCCTGGCCTTTCGGCCTGTCGCACCCCTCGCGCTCGCGCAGAAGGTAGACGATGTCGCGCTGGGCGCGGCTCGTGTCCTGGAACTCGTCGACGAGCAGCGCGTCGACGCCCGCGCGCACGGCGGACGCGATCTCGGGCTGATCGCGCAGGCCGTCGCGCGCCACGCGCAGCATGTCGCCGAAGCTCAGGACGCCCTCGCGCCGCCGGAGCGACGACAGCCGCGCGCGCGCGTCCTCGAGCAGGGCCACGATCGCCTTCTCGCGGGCATTGAGGCGCGGCGCCTCGCGCAGGAGCGCGATGACCTGCGCCGCCTTCTTCGGGTTCGTGTCGCCCGGCAGATCCTCGCGGAACGCCATCAGCGCCTCGTCGGCCGGGGTCTTCTTGGCCGTCATGCGCGTGGCGAGGAAATCGCGCAGCGGCCCCTCCGCCGCGCCGGGGAGCATGTTCTCCGGCGAGGCCGATGCGAACGCTCGCATCAGCGCTTCGGCCGACTCCTTGGCGCGACCGGGGCCGGAGGCGCACGTCTCGGCCACGCTCCTGAGCGGCCCCACGAGCGCATGCGCCTGCGCGAGGTGCTCGGCGAGGGCGAGATCCGAGGGCGTCAGGCCCTCTTCGTCGAGCCGGTCGAGGAGACGCGAGACCTGCGTGCGCGCCCCCGGAACGCCGCCCGCCGCGGCCACGAGCGACCGCGCCGCCTCGGCCCGCGCCCCGCCCACCTCGAGCGCCGCGCCGAGCGTCTCGTCCACAGCGAGCGCGGCGAGCGCCTGCGCCTCGTCCTCCTCGACGACCCTCGCCTCCGCGGCCACGCCGAGGGCGAGCGCGTGCATCTTCACGATCTGCTGCGCCAGGCCGTGAAGCGTGTCGATGCGCGTGCCGGACAGGCGCGCGAGGGCATCGGCCGCCCGGCGCTTGATCTCGGCGAGCGAGGGAGCATCGTCGAGCCCCGTGAGGCGCGCCCCGAGCACGGCAGCGAGCTCCGGCGAGGGGCCGTCGTCGCTCCAGGCCGCGATCTCGGAGAGCCGCGCCTGCACGCGGTCGGAGATCTCCTGCGCGGCGGCGCGCGAGAAGGTGGTGGCGACGATCCTCTCGGGCCCGATCGGCTCCCGCGCGCGCCGCTCGTCCCTCTGCCCCATCGAGGTCAGGCCGAGGGTGAGCAGCACGTAAAGCGCCGTCAGCCGGTACGTCTTGCCCGTGCCCGCGCTGGCCGCGACGACGACGTTGCGGCGGAACGCGTAGAGGAGCGCGTCCTCGGGGGCTAGAACCGCCGCCGTCACGGCGCGGCTCCTTCCTCGGCGTCGCCCTCGATCTCCTCGGGCACCACGGCCGGGCGGCGGCAGACGTCGCGCGCGTCGCACCACTCGCAGATGTCGGACTTCTGCGGGCGCGGATCGATCCGGCCGCTCCACAGCCCGAGCACCGCGCGCCGGGCCACGCGGGTCGCGTCACCGCGCCGGTCGGCGATCGCGCGGCGCCGCGCCTCGGTCTTCTCGAGCGAGCGATCGGTGGGCGAAGCGCTGATCGCGCCGCGTTTGTCGGCGCTGATGTAGAGCGCCTGCACCTCCTCGACCCCGAGCGCGCGCGCCACGGCCGCCGCGTAGAGCGGTAGTTGCAGGTGCAACGATCCCTGCTCCCCCTCCTTGGGCAGCGTGCCGGTCTTGTAGTCGACCACGCGCGCCGATCGCTTGTCGCCGTCGGCCCGATCGATGCGATCGATCTTGCCCTCCACGAACACCGTCAGCGTATCGCCGTGAACGAATACGGTCTGTCCGTCGATGCCCGGCTCGGGCGGGAGCGGGAGCACGTCCCACGGCGGAAGCTCGTCAGGGCCGAAGGGCTGCTCGGCGAGGCCGAAAGAAAAACCCTCCTCCGCGAGGCCGTGCGCAACGAGCGCGAGCGCGTCCGCCACCGCCGTGGTCAGGATCTCGCGCCGCAACGGAGCGGCCTCCTTGTCGGCGCCGAGGGCCTTGATCGCCGCATCGCGCGCGGCGACGAGCGCCTTCTGCCGGTTCGCCTTTCCGCCCGCGTCCCGCGCCGCCGCGAACGCCGCGGCCACGGCGGCGTGCACCTGGTTGCCGCGCTCGCGCGGATCGGCCGCCTCGAGCGCGTCCTCGCTCCTGCGCGTCCGCCACACGCGCCGCGCAAAGCCAGCGAACGCGCAGCCCGCCGCCTTCTCGAGGTTCGTCACGCTGATCGGACGCTCGGGCGTGTCGCCGCCCACGCACGCCCGCAGGTGCGCCGAGAGCGCGGGATCCTCGCAATCGATCCTGCCCGTGAACGGACCGGCCTCGCCCCGCGGATCGAGGAAGAACGCGAGCCTCGCCCGCTCGATCGAGACCCGGTCCGCGATGAGCGGCGCCGGCAACGAGCCCGCCGACAGCGCCACCAGCTCGGCCCCGCGAGGATCGATCCGCGACGCCGCGCGCGACACGCGCGACGAGGGCTCCTGGCGCAAGGACACGCCCGCCTTCACCGCCCGCGCGATGATCGGGTGCTGCGCGCCCTCGTCCTCGCCCGCCGCGTGCGACAGGATCACCCGCCGCGCCGAGCCCATCGCCCACGCCAGCTCCATCCGCCGCACCCGATCGCGCTCGCGCGCCGTCTTCGGCCGCGCCCCCGGGGGCAACGCCGCCCAGAGCCGCTCGTCGATGAGCGCGCCCTCCCCCTCCGGCCCATACGCGGCCGGAGACAGGCCGGTCACGATCAGAAGCTCGTGCCTCATCCCGCAAAGCTCGGTCGGCCGCGCGATCCGCACCGCGCCCGCGCGCCCGCCGCCGCCGTCGATGCGGCTGCCCGACGCCGCGCGCCGGATCTCGGCCAGCATCTCCTCGACCTTGGTCGGGGTCGACTCCATGCCCACCGCGAGCGCCGCCTCCACGATGCCCCGCGCCGCATCCCGGAGCGCACGCACCGCCGCCGAGCCCTCGCCGATCGCCCGCAACGCGAGCGACCTGCCCCGCTGCGCCTCGATCCGCAGCGCCGCGCCGAGCTCGTTCATCGAGGGCGTGCCGAGCTGGAGCCTGTCGCAGAGCGCATCGAAGCGCGTCGCGATCTCGGCCCGCGTCTGCCCAGCCGCCACCCGCTGCACGCTCGCGAGCATCCGCTCGATCGCCGCGGGCATCCACGCCTCGTCCCCGCGCCCCTCGGCCTCGATCGCGCCCCGCAAGACCTCCACGAGCAGCTTGCCCGAGCGATCCACCTCCACGGGCACGTCGCGCAGCCGGTGCGCGAGCAGCGCCGCCTTCGCCTCCGCGTCGCGCTCGCTGCGCTCGCCCACCCAGATGCCCGCGTGCACGCCGGGCGCGCGAAGCAGCTCGATCACCCGCTCGCGCGTCACCGGGCCCGCCGCGAGCGAGAGCAGCCCGAGCGCGGCCCGCCCCTCCGGCGAGGTGTCCGGCGACGGCCCGCGCGGCTCGTGGAACGGGATGCGCGCATCCTCGAGCGCCGCGCGCAGCGGATCGAGCGCCGTGTCGTCGAGCTGCGGCACCAGGATCGCGATCGCCTCGGGCGGGATCCCGCTGCCGAGCGCCGCGAGCACCTCGCCCGCCACCGCGCGCGCCTCGCCTTCAGGATTCGCCGCGCGCACGATCCGTTGCGCCGTGACCTCGCCGAGGTGCTGCCAGTCGATCTCCGGCCCGTTTTCCAGCTCGCCCCAGCGCTTCTCGAGCGCGGCGGCCACCGTCCCCACGGCCTCCTCGTCGTCGCTCGGCTCGGCGAACAGCGACGTCCCCGTGAAGAGCGGCAAGGTCACGGAGACGCCCCTGCCGCCCGCCTTGCGCGCGCGATCGTTCAGCGCCTCGAGCCAGACGAGATCGTCGGGCTCGAAGTTGAGCATGCCGGAGAGCAGCACCTCACGGGCGTTCATCTCGTCGAAGATCGCGTCGCAGGGGCGCGAGCGGATGGCGCGGGCGAGGGCGAAGCCTCCGGCGCGCGGATCGACGAGCCCGCGAGCGGCGAGCAGCTCGTCGGCGCGGCGCATCACCTCGGCGAG includes:
- a CDS encoding PD-(D/E)XK nuclease family protein, encoding MEIALTTPGAAARGARTLRSFVQDALVTLAPEVGWASTEGTRLVARAALEAAPIAGVRLPDEPAERVGFAHVVDTAIGRLRRAGTRPEHLFGAPGAEAALLAEVMRRADELLAARGLVDPRAGGFALARAIRSRPCDAIFDEMNAREVLLSGMLNFEPDDLVWLEALNDRARKAGGRGVSVTLPLFTGTSLFAEPSDDEEAVGTVAAALEKRWGELENGPEIDWQHLGEVTAQRIVRAANPEGEARAVAGEVLAALGSGIPPEAIAILVPQLDDTALDPLRAALEDARIPFHEPRGPSPDTSPEGRAALGLLSLAAGPVTRERVIELLRAPGVHAGIWVGERSERDAEAKAALLAHRLRDVPVEVDRSGKLLVEVLRGAIEAEGRGDEAWMPAAIERMLASVQRVAAGQTRAEIATRFDALCDRLQLGTPSMNELGAALRIEAQRGRSLALRAIGEGSAAVRALRDAARGIVEAALAVGMESTPTKVEEMLAEIRRAASGSRIDGGGGRAGAVRIARPTELCGMRHELLIVTGLSPAAYGPEGEGALIDERLWAALPPGARPKTARERDRVRRMELAWAMGSARRVILSHAAGEDEGAQHPIIARAVKAGVSLRQEPSSRVSRAASRIDPRGAELVALSAGSLPAPLIADRVSIERARLAFFLDPRGEAGPFTGRIDCEDPALSAHLRACVGGDTPERPISVTNLEKAAGCAFAGFARRVWRTRRSEDALEAADPRERGNQVHAAVAAAFAAARDAGGKANRQKALVAARDAAIKALGADKEAAPLRREILTTAVADALALVAHGLAEEGFSFGLAEQPFGPDELPPWDVLPLPPEPGIDGQTVFVHGDTLTVFVEGKIDRIDRADGDKRSARVVDYKTGTLPKEGEQGSLHLQLPLYAAAVARALGVEEVQALYISADKRGAISASPTDRSLEKTEARRRAIADRRGDATRVARRAVLGLWSGRIDPRPQKSDICEWCDARDVCRRPAVVPEEIEGDAEEGAAP